CCCGGGGCGCGAAGACGACCGGCGCGGGCTTTTACTTCCTGAAAGGCGACGGCGCCCGCCTCGAACACGCGCTCATCCAGTTCATGATGGACGTCCACCGCGAGCAGGGTTACGTCGACCTCTTCCCCCCGATTCCGGTCAAGTCCACGTCGATGGAGGGGACCGGCCAGCTCCCGAAGTTCGCGGAGGACGCCTACCGCATCGGCGGCGCGGAGACCGAGGACTACGACGACGACGACCTGTGGCTCTGTCCCACCGCCGAGGTACCCGTCACCAACATGTACGCCGACGACATCCTCCTCCGGGAGGACCTGCCGCTGAAACACCAGGCGTACACCCCCAACTTTCGGCGCGAGGCGGGCGAACACGGCACGGAAACCCGCGGCATCGTCCGCGTCCACCAGTTCAACAAGGTGGAACTCGTCAACTTCGTCGAACCGGAGGACAGTTACGACCGCCTCGAATCGCTGGTCGACGAGGCCGAGGAGGTCCTGCGGCGACTCGGTCTCCCCTACCGCATCCTCACGCTCTGTACCGGCGACCTGACCTTCGCGTCCGCGAAGACCTACGACATCGAGGTGTGGGCGCCGGGCACGGAGGCCGAGGACGGCCCCGAACGGGGCGGCCGGTGGCTCGAAGTCTCCAGCGCCTCGAACTTCGAGGACTTTCAGTCGCGGCGGGCGGGCCTGCGCTACCGCCCCGAGCGACACGAGTCGGCGGAGTACCTCCACACGCTCAACGCGTCGGGCACCGCCGTCGGGCGCGTGATGGTCGCCATCCTCGAATACTACCAGAACGAGGACGGTACTGTCACCGTCCCCGAGGCGCTCCGACCCTACATGAGCGGCACGGAGGTCATCGAGGGTCACGAGAAGGTGGGGGAGAGCGCCGTCGGCGCGGGCGAGCGGGAGTGAGTGGCGGTCGGTGGTGTGTCGGGGCCTCCCCGCGGCGACGGCGGTGGCCGTCGGCGCGGGCGAGCGGGAGTGAGCGGCGGTCGGTGGTGTGTCGGGGCCTCCCCGCGGCGACGGCGGTGGCCGTCGGCGCGGGCGAGCGGGAGTGAGCGGCGGTCGGTGGTGTGTCGGGGCCTCCCCGCGTAGCGACCCCTTACTTACGGTGTTGCCCCGTCAAAATAGACGGGATGACCGAGACGCCCACCCCTGACGACGACTCGACGACCCGCACCGGCGACTACTTCCAGCAGGAGTATCACGTCAGCGCGGCCGAGGCCGGCGAGTTCCTGATCGCCGTCGGCGAGTGCCTGCAGGCGGGCGAGGACGTGAGCCTCTCCGGCGACGACTGGGACTTGGAGTTCGCGTACCGCGACCCCGTCGAACTGGAGGTGGAACACGTCGGCGGCGACGACGCGGAACTCGAAATCGAACTCGAACTGTCCGCCGCGGACGGGAGCGACTCGCCGCCGTCGCTCGGCTAGGCCGTGTACGTCCGCAGCGACTCGATGCCCGCGTCGCCGACGCGGTGGACGTCGACGAACCCGAACAGGTCGTCGCCGTCGGCGGTTCGGAGGCGGCCTTCCACGAAGACGGTCGACACCCCGTCGCCGTCGTCGACACCAACCGCCTCGACGACGTGTTCGGTGTCGGTTCGCGGTCGATCCTCCCGCATGAACTGGACGAACCGATCCCGGCCGTCGAACGTCCGATCCGGTCGGCGCTGGACGAATCCGGGTGCGAGAAGGTCGCGCAGGCGGTCGTAGTCGCCGGCGTCGATGGCGTCGTAGTAGTACCGCACGGCGTCGCGGCGGTCCATACCGATCCTCCCGTCCCCGGGTGGATGAACCGTTCGATCTCTAATGACAACTGTTTAGCACGAACGGCGCGTGAGGGTTCGTATGAGCGACGACCAGACGAGCGTGGCGGTCGCCTGTCAGGGCGGGGGGAGTCATACGGCCTTCACCGCGGGCGTCCTGCGGCGGCTGCTCGCCGAACCGGACGCCGACTACGACCTGACGGCCTTCACCGGCACGTCGGGCGGCGCGCTCTGTGCGCTCGTGGCGTGGTACGGGCTGCGGACCGCCGACGCGGCGACGGCGCGGCGCGACCTCGCGGAGTTCTGGGCCGACATCGAGACGCGCGGTCCCGTCGACTCGCTCGTCAACTTCGGCGTCGTGGGTCTCGCGCGCCTCCTCGACGGCGGGTTTCCGGTCGCGCAGATCAGCCCAGCGTACAACGCCGGCGCCCGGATGGCGAAGCGTCGCCTCCGGGACGCCGTCGAGGCGCAGGTCGACCCCGCGGTCCTCGCGGACCTCGTGGCCGAGGCCGACCCGTCGGCGCCGAAACTCCTCGTGAGCGCCGTCGACGCGACGGACGGGACCTTCGAGATATTCACGGATCGGCCGGTCGAGGTGGACGACGGCGACGTCGATCGATCCACCGCGTGGCTCGACGAGCACCCCAAACCCCTCTCCGTCGACGCCGTCCTCGCCTCGGCGTCGGTGCCGACGGTGTTCGAGGGCGTCCGGATGCCCGACGAACCCGGTGGCCCGGTCCACGAGTACTGGGACGGCCTCTTCTCCCAGAACCCGCCGATCCGGAACCTGCTCGACGGTCCGGATCGGGCGGGGGCGAAGCCGGACGAAATCTGGCTTGTGCGCATCAACCCACGGACCCAGCGCGGCGACTTCTCCACGCTCGCGGCAATCGCCGACCGGCGCAACGAACTCGCTGGCAGTCTCTCACTCGCACAGGAACTCCACTTCGTCGATCGGGTGAACGACTGGATCGACGACGGCGTCCTGCCGCGGGAGCGGTACAAACCCGTCACCGTCCGCGAACTCGCACTCGACGAGAGCCGCCTCGACGGCGAGCGGCCCCTCCGCACGGCGTCGAAACTCGACCGGCGCGCGGGCTTCATCGAGGACTTGCTGGCGCTGGGCGAGCGACAGGCCGACGACTTCCTCGCCGACCGCGACGCCTACCACCTGCTCGGGCCGGCGTGAGGTCCGAACCCCTTTATCGGCCGCCCGCCTGCTCTCGCTGTGGACCTGCACGTGCGCTACGCGGGCGACGACGACCCCGACAAATGCACCGCCCGCAAACTCGCGCGGTTCGACCTCGTCGAACTCCACCGGTCGGACCGGGCGACGCCGTACGGGGTCGTGCTCAACCCCCACGCGGAGCGGGCGCTCTCGCCCGCCGACGAAACGGATACCCTCGTGGCCCTCGACTGTTCGTGGGAGTCGGCCGGCGAGGCCCGCTTCTCGCTTCCCGGCGAGCATCGCGCGCTCCCCTACCTCGTCGCCGCCAACCCGGTCAACTTCGGCAAGCCGTTCCGGCTGACGACGGTGGAGGCACTGGCGGCGGGGCTGGTCATCCTCGGTGACCGGCCCGCGGCCGAGCGGGTGCTGTCGAAGTTCACGTGGGGCGAGACGTTCCTCGAACTCAACGACGAACCCCTGCGGCGGTACGCCGCCTGCGACGACTCGGCGGACGTGGTGGCGGTGCAAGGGGAGTATCTGGACCGATAACTGGGCCCCAGTTTTGATTGGCGATGTTCGCGAAGCCGGACGCATGCGTCCGAAACGAGCGATTCCCGCCGTGCTCGCCCTCGCCGGGTTCGTGACCATCGCCGTCGGCGTCCACCAGGGTCTCGTCCACGTCGCCCCCGGCTACGAGGGCACGATCACGACGGGCTGGGACGGGGCACTCAGTCACGAGGAAGTGTTGCTCGCCCGTCTGGGACTCGTCGGCGTCGTCGGCGCCGGCGCCGCGTTCCGGTGGCGACGCCTCGCCGTCGTGCCCGCCGCGACGGGCGTCGTCGTCCTGTCCTACGCCTTCCGGGCCGTTCTGCACTACGCGCAGGACCCGGGGCTCTACGCGCCGGTCACGGCCTTCGGCGGGGCATCGGTGCGGTTCGTCCTCGGCGCCGAACCGTTCCTGCTCGTCGCCGGCGGGGCGCTTCTCGTCGCTGCCGGCGTCGTCGGGTGGGGCGTGCGCCCCGCTGGGACCGACGACGGCGCGTCAGCCGCCGCATCGCCGTCGAAGCGGTAGTTCGGTGCCGTCGCGAACGGACGACCTTTTATTCGCCCGTGTCGAAACGCCGACAATGATTTTCGAAGCCCTGCCGACCACGCCCCGGTCGGAGGAACTTATCGACAAGGCGTTCTCGCGGGCCGCCCGGACCGGGCGCGCGAAGTCCGGGGTGGAGGCCCAGCAGTCCATGCTGCAGACGGCGGGCAACATCCTCTCGGACAACCTGGAGAACGTGGTGACCGAGTGGCCGGATTTCGGCGTCGTCGACCCGTTCTATCGCGAACTCGCCGACGCGGTGTTGCGCCGGGAGATGGGGACCAGAACCGCCGACGACGGCACCGAACAGACGGGGGTCGACGCCCTGCGGGCCAGCCTCTCGGAGGTGACGTGGGCGAGCCGTCAGGTCGAGGAGATTCAGCGCGAGTACAACGCGAAACTCCGGAAGACGGACGCCGAGACGGCCAGAAAGCACCGCAAGCAGGCGTTCGCCCGGATGGCGGACGTGGTGGAGGAAATCGAGGCCGATCTGTTGCGGGTGGGCGAGGCCCGCGACGCCCTCCGTGACCTGCCCGACATTCGCCCGGACGAACCGACCATCGTCGTCGCGGGCTACCCCAACGTCGGCAAGTCGTCGTTCGTGAACGCGGTCACCCGCGCCGACAACGAAATCGCCCGGTATCCGTTCACCACCCGCGGCATCCAGATCGGTCACTTCGAACGGGACCACATCCGCTATCAGATCATCGACACGCCCGGACTGCTGGACCGGCCGGAAGCGGAGCGCAACGACATCGAGAGCCAGGCAGCGAGCGCGCTCGCCCACCTCGCCGACGCCGTCCTCTTCGTCGTCGACGCGAGCGAGGCGTGTGGCTACCCGCTCGACGCCCAACTCGACCTGCGGAACGCCGTCGCCGAGCGCTTCGACGCCCCCGTGCTGACGGTGTGTAACAAGAGCGACCGCTCCCGCGACGTGGACGCCGACGCCTACATGAGCGTCAGCGAGGGGGAGAACGTCGACGCGGTACTCGACCTGGCGGTCGAGACGGTCGACTGGGAGCCCGACCTGCCGTCGCGTTAACGGCCCGAATACGTCACGTCGACGGTGGCGGTGACCGTCACGGGTGCGGGCTGGATGACCGTCTCGCCGCCGCCCGCGGTATCCTCGAACCGGGCGGTCGGGAAGGGAGCGAACGCCGCGCCGGTCGAGGCCTGCCGGACGCCGGTCACCGAGAGGTCCGCCGCGTCGGCGATGCCGTCCGCGTCGGCGCGCGCGGCGTCCATCGCCCGGTCGAGCGCCGTCGCCCGCAGTTCGGCCCTGCGCTCGTCGCTCAGCGTGAAGCGGACGCCGTCGACGCTCGTCGCACCGGCGCCGACGGCGAGGTCGATCACCTCGCCGGCGCGGTCGGGACCCGTCTCGACGGCGAGTGCGTGGACCGCGCGGTAGCCGACGAGTTCGCGCTCGCTGCGGCTGTAGTTGTAGACGGGCGCGATGCCGAACGTCGTCGTCGTCACGGCCGCGTCGGGAACGTCGGCGTCCGAGAGGGCCGTCCGCACGCGCTCGACGCCCCGGGCGACCTGCCCGCGGGCCGCGTTCGCGGTGTCGGCCGTCGACTCGACGCCGACGTGGACGACCGCCAGATCGGGCTCGGCGCTGGCCGATCCGGTCGCGGACACCGAGATGGTCGGACCGGTCGCCCCGCCGTCGCTCGCGGCGGTCTGGAGCGGGGTGGTACAGCCGGCGAGGAGGACGACGGCAACGAGTGTCAGAGAAATCACACGTTTCATAGGGGAAGAGAGAGGACGGCCGAGGATATGAATTACGCCGTATGTCGAGTGGTAACGCGACCCGATGCCGTGGATGGTGAACTGGGGCCGACGCTCGCTGCGGCCGCCGTGCGGTCGGCGCTCGTTCCCACGTCGACGGCGACGTACCGGACTTCGACGGTGATGGGGCCGTCGTCGCGGAGCAGCGAGTCGTCGATGGCTTCGATCCGTTCGGCGAGGCGGCCGGCGAGTTCGGGTGTCTCCCGGCCGGGTGGGTGGCCGACGGTGACCGTCACGCGTTCCGGGCGGGAGAAGGGAAACGTCTCCTCGTAGACGACGGTGAGCGAGAGGCGCTCCAGGTCCTCGTAGTCGGCGAGGGCGTCGTCGACGGCCAGTCGGGTGTCCTCCTCGAACGTCGCGGTCCGGTAGGTGCCGTAGGTGACGCCCGCGAGTAGGGTCGAGAGGACGAGCAGGGCGACGCCGAGGGTGGCGATGCGCTTGAGCGTCGCCGTCCGCGCCTCCTCGCGCCGGAACCAGCTCTCGGGTCGGTAGCCCGTGAGCCACAGCACGGCCAGCGCCGCGAAGTTGATCGAGAGGAAGTTGACGAGCACGAGCACGAAGGCCCCGGAGACGGTGCGGGGCGACCCCCACGCGAGGCCGATGCCGACGACGGCCGTCGGCGGAACGAGCGCCGCGGCGATCATGACGCCGACGAGCGCCGTCGAGACGCCGGTCGAGAGGGAGAGCGCCCCCGCGGCGCCCGCGCCGAGCGCGATGACCAGGGAGAGCACGTCGGGGACGAGGCGTTCGCGCACCTCGTCGATGGCGAACACGTCGGCCGCTTCGAGGGGGACGATGTGGGCGGTCCGCAGGAGCGCGGCGAAGCCCGCGGCGGCGACGACGGCCAACACCCCGCCGGCGACCTGGAGTTTCACCCCGCGGAGCAGGAGTTCGCGGTCGTCGACGACCGACCCGGTGCTCGTCGCCATCGCGGGGCCGATCAACGGCGCGATGACCATCGAGCCCACCACCACTGCGGCGGAGTCGAGCAGGAGGCCCGCGGTGGCGACGATGGCGCTCACCGCCGTCATGACGACGAACGTCCGCCACGTCGGCGCGAGCGAACGTGCCCGCGCCGCGAGTTCCTCGCGGGCGATCCGGTCACCGTTCTCCTCCCCTTCCTCGTAGCGCTCGACGAGGTCGTCGAACCGCCGCGAGATCACCGTCTCGGCGTCGAGGACGACGGTGTACGCGTCCCGGTCGAGACCGGCTTCCCGGAGCCGCTCCAACACCGGTTCGACCGCCGCCGACGGCAGGGGGAAGGTCACCGTCGCGGTGTACTCGCGGCTGCTGGTCTCGTCGGTGACGACGTAGTCGATGCCCTCGTCGTCGAGCGCCCGCAGGATCGACTCGCGCTTGCCCGCGGGGACCATGACCTGTACGAGTCGCACGGACGCACATCCACCCGCGCCGGCAAATAGCCTGCGTCGATCACTCCGACCGCAGTCGCTCCAGCACCGGCATCTCCGCGACCCGTTCGCCCAGTTTCGCCCAGTCGATCCCCGACGGTTTCCCCGCCGCCCCCGTCCGCACGCCCCGTTCGGGCGTCACGACCAGAGCCATCGGCACGTCGTGGTCGTCCGGCGGCGGGGCGTCGTCGACGACCTGTCGCTCGTGGACCGTCGTCGCCGTCGTCGTGCCGTCGTCCACGAGGCCGAACTCCCGGAGGACGGCGAACTCCAGGTCGCTGTACCCCTCGCCTTTCCCGACTCGGCTGCCACCTTCACTCACAGCGACGCTCCCACTGACGATCAGGTCGATCCGTTCCATCTCGTCGGGACCGACCGGCGTCCCGTACTCGTCGATGCCGCCGACCGTCGTCGAAGCGTCGACATCATCCACCTCGTCGGGGTCGAGCCGCCGGAAACACCGCTCGTCGCGCAGGCGCGGGACGGCCACGTACAGCGCCTTGCCCGCCCGGAGCGCGGCCCGCCGCACCGGCAACTGCGGGGCGTCGGGGTTCGCCTTGATCGTCTCTGCACGCTTCCACTCGTCGGTTTCGGCGAGGCGGTCGGCCGCCTCGCTCGCACCCGCGAAGTTGGGGATGCGGTCGTGCGGTGGAAACGGGAACCGCGCTTCGCCGCTCGCCTCCAGGTCGTCCCAGATGCGCTCCCGGAGCGTCGCCTTGTCCATACGACCCGTACGGACGCCGCCGGCAGGTGGGTTTCGACTCCGAGGTATCGCTCGCGGGAACAGCGTTATTGTTGCTGACGGCCGATTCACATTATCCGCAATGAGTGAGTCCGACGGCTCCGGCGGCGCCGAGTACGGCGAGGTGGCGCTCGCGCTCGCGGCCGTCGCGGCGCTCGTCGTCGCCGCGGCGCTCCTCCCCGGCGCCGGCCTCGGCGGCGGCGGGATGGACGACGGCGAGCGGGGGACGCCAGCGGCGACCGGAACGCCCGGAGCGATGGCGACGCCCGAGGGCGGCGGCGAGCGTCCGGGGGGTGCCTCCGCCGGCGGCCAGCTACCCGGCGGCTCGCCGAGCGGCGTCCCGCTCTCACAGCCCCCCGAACGGACGCGAATCGGCTCCACGCAGGGGTTCGAAGGTGAACTCGCCCAGACCCCGCAGTTCGTCGTCGAGGGCCCGGAGAACACCTACTGGCGACAGACGGCGTACGCCACGTACACCGGGTCGTCGTGGGCGAGTTCGCCGCGGTGGCGGTCCATCGCCGAGGGCGTCCCCAACGACGCCCGGACGGTCGACGGGCGGGCGATGGACTACCGCGTCACTCTCCTGGTGCCGTCGTCGTCGCTCCCGACCGCCTGGCAACCGAGCGGCGTCGAACTGCCGAACGCGAGCGCGGGCGTCGAGGCGTCGACGGTCGGCGGCGTCCGCGCGACGACCCGACTCCCCGCGGGGACGGACTACCTCGCCCGGAGCGCGGCGCCGCCCTCGGACCCGTCGACGCTCCGGGCCGCCGGCACCGACTACCCCGACCGCATCGCGGAGCGGTACACGCAACTGCCCGAGGCGACGCCGGATCGGGTGGGCGCGTTCACCGACGACCTGACCGCGGGCGACGAGACGCCGTACGACGAGGCGGTCACGGTTCGCGACTGGCTCAAAAAGAAGCCGTATTCCCTGAACGCCAGCCACGAGGCGGGCGAGCCGGTCGCCGACCAGTTCATCTTCGAGATGGAGTCGGGCTACTGCCAGTACTACGCCACCTCGATGGTCGCCATGCTGCGGACGCAGGGGATTCCGGCCCGCTACGTCGTCGGCTACGCGCCGGGCGAGCGGGTGGGCGAGGAGGAGTATCTCGTCACCGCCGACCGGGGACACGCGTGGGTCGAGGTGTTCTTCCCCGGGACCGGCTGGGTGCGCTTCGATCCGACCGGCTCGGGGCGGCTCCCGGTGCAGAACCCACAGCCGCCGTACGACATCTCGCTCAACCGCTCGGCGGTGGCGGGGGCGCCCGTCTCCATCAGCGTCGCCAAGAACGGATCGCCGGTCGTCGGCGCGCCGGTCGAGATCAACGGCGAGCGCGTCGGCTGGACGGGCGCCGAGGGCACCGTGACGACGCGACTCCCATACGCCGCCGAGTTCACGGTCACTGCGCGACCCCCGGACGCGGCGACGAAGTACGACGGCGGGGCGAACGAGACGACTGCCGACCGGTGGGCCGGCGGTCCGATGCTCCCGGCTCGTGGCGAGACGGCGGGCCACGCCGACCGCGCCGCGTCGCCGGCCCTCCCACAGCGCGCCGCCCCGGCACCCAACGGCTCCTCGCGGACCTACCGGAGCGACACGAACGTCACGCTCGCCGTCGAGGGGACGCCCGTCGCGGGCGGCGGGACGACCGTCCGGGCGACGATCCGTGACGTGCCCGTTCGCGGGGCGACGGTGACCCTCGACGGCGAGCGCGTCGGCCGGACGGGACCGGACGGCCGCCTCGGCGTCTCGCTCGCCGACGTCTCTCCCGGCACCTACCGACTCGCGGCGCGTCGCGAGGCCGTCAATGCGACGACGACGATTCGCGTCTACGCCGCGGGCACCACCCCGACGCCCGCCGCGCCGCCGCCGGTGAACCTCTCGGTGTCGGCGCCGCTGCTCCCGCTGCCCGGCGGGTCGGCGACGGTGACGACGACGCGAAACGGGACGCCCGTCGCGGACGCGCGGGTGACCGTCGGCGGCGCCGAGTCGGGTCAAACGGCCGAGAACGGCACGCTCGGCGTGTCGCTGCCGGTCGCGGGGTCGGCCGCCGTCGTCGCCCGTGCCCCGGACGGGGCGAGCGCGCGGACGACCCTCCCGCTCGCGCGCAACGCCGGCGTCGTCGGCGCCGTCGCGTTGGGTGGCCTCGCCCTCCTCGGCCGTGCGGCGCGACGGCGCGGCCTCACGCCCCGGAGCGCGGGGCGGGCGGCGGCGACGTGGCTGTCCCGACTCGTCGCGTGGACGGCGGCCGCCTGCGTCCGCGCCGCCGACCGCCTCGTCGCCGCCGGTCGGGCGCTCCGACGCGGGCTTCGACACCTCGCTGGCCTCCCCGGGCGGCTGGCGACCAGCGGACTCGCCGCCCTCGCGGCGCTCGATCCCCGTGCGCTCGTCGGGTGGCTCCGGCGGTGGCTCGCCGGCCTGCTTGCGCGTGCCGAGTCGGCGGCGACGGCAACCGCGGACTCGACCGGGGTCAATCCACCGAGCGCGACCGGTACCGCCGACGACGACGAGGCGTCGACGGCGACGATCCGCGACCTCTGGCGCGAGTTCGTCGCCGTCGTCGCGCCACCACGGGTGACGACCCGGACGCCGGGGGAGATCGCCCGCTACGCCATCGAGCGCGGGCTGCCGGCGCCCCCGATTCACGCGCTGACCGAGGCGTATCGCGACGCCGAGTACGGACGGCTCGCCCCCGACGCGGACCGCCTCGCTCGCGCCCGCGAGGCGCTTCGGACGGTCCGCGAGGCGATGGGGGGAGGGACGGAGTGAGCCGTCTCACTTGGCGCCGGGCGGCGGTCGGCCTCGCACTCGCTGGCGTCGGGTTCGCGGTCTGGTACGGTTACGCGCCGGCGACGTTCCCGGCTCCGATTCGGGATGCCCTCGACGCTCTCGATACCGACTCGGGTCTCGCGCTGGCGTTCGCCGGTGCCGTCGCCGGAGTGATCGGCCTGCTCTACTCGTGGCTCACACAGCCCGACACCGCGGCGCCGCTGTCGGAGCGGTCGGCCGGGGAGTCGGGGGGGCGCCCGCCGATTGCCGGCACCGACCTCTCCGCGCGGTACGAGCGGTCGGTCGAGAGCGGCGGTCCCGACGACGTGGCCGCCGATCCGATCCGGCGACGGCTTCGTGCCGTCGTCGTCGAGAGCGTCGCAGCCGACGACCCCGCGGACTACGTCGACCGGGGGGCGTGGACCGACGACCGGTACGCGGCGGCCTTCCTATCGACCACCGCCGACGTGGACTATCCGTGGTACCATCGGCTGTACGCGTGGCTCTACCCCGGCCGCGCCTACGAGCGCCGGGTGCACCGGACGCTCGCCGCCGTCGAGCGGACGTGCGCCGACCGGCTGTCGGGGTACGAGCCGCCGCCGTCGTCGTCGCCCCGAGGGCGCCTCCACGCCCTCCGCGCGGCGCTGGAGGGATCGTCGTGACCCGTCGCGTCCGGCGGTACGGTGGGCTCGCGGCGGCGGCCGTCCTGCTCGTCGCCGTCGGCGTCGCGTCGGGGACGCCGGCGCTCCTGCTCGCGGGCGTCGTCCCGCTCGCCTTCGTCGTCCACGGGGCGCTGTCGACGCTCGCCCCCCTCGACGACCGGGTACGGGTCGAACGCGAGCTGCGGCCGGAGGCGCCGCTGCCGGGCCAGTCCGTCGAGGTGACGCTGACGGCCACGAACGTCGGCGCCTCGGTGCTCCCGGACCTCCGAATGCGCGACGGCGTGCCCGAGGAGCTGTCGGTCCGGGACGGAGCGTCGAGCGTCGGCACCGCGCTCCGCCCTGGCGAGTCGGCGACGGCGACGTACACGCTCACTGCGAACCGGGGGCGCTACGCCTTCCGTCCGGTTCGGCTCCGCGCGTCGACCGTGAGCGGAACGGTCGTCGCCGAGACGACCCGCGAAGCCGACGGCGCCGACGGGTTCGAGTGCCGCATCGACGCCGCGGACGTGCCGCTCCGGCGACGGACCACGGCGTTTTCGGGGTCGCTGGCGACCGACACCGGCGGCGTCGGCGTCGAGTTCCACGCCACCCGCGACTACCGCGCGGGCGACCCGGTCAACCGGATCAACTGGCGGCGCTACGCCAAGACCGGCGAACTCTCGACGGTCGAGTACCGCGAACAGCGCGCCGCGCGGGTGGCGGTGCTGATCGACGCCCGGGAGCCGAGCCACGTCGCCGGCGCGGCGTCGCTCCCGACCGGTGCGACGCTGTGTGCGTACGCCGCCACGCTCGCGACCCGCGTCCTCCGCGACGACGGGCACCACGTCGGCGTCGGTGCCTTCGGGGTGGCCGACCCGCTCACCGACCGGCGGCCGGCGTGGGTGCCGCCGGACGCCGACGCCTTCGCGACCCACGCGGCCGCCGTCTGCAACGCCGCCGCGACTGGCTCCGGCGAGTCGGTGACGGCGACGGCCGCTGAGGACGCCCGCGCCGACGGCGGCGGTGCCGACTGCCGCCGCCTGCTCGCCGGCCTCCCCGCGACGGCACAGGTGATCCACTGCACGCCCGCCCTCGACGACGCCGCGGCGTCGATGGTCGAGTCGATCCGCGCCCACGGCCACGAGACGACGGTCCTCTCGCCGTCGGTGCCGCCGAACTCCGTCGGCGGTCGGGTGCTCGCGCTGGAGCGGGCGGTTCGACTCGACCGGATGCGGGGGGTCGGCGCGGCCGTCGTGGACTGGGACCGGGAGGAGGAGTTGCCGGTGGCGCTGGGGCGGGTGCTTCGGGGAGGGAGCTACCGATGACGGGATCGACGGGCGCGTCGGTCGGCGCGGCCGTCGTGGACTGGGATCGGGAGGAGGAGTTGCCGGTGGCGCTGTCGCGGGTGCTTCGGGGAGGGCGGCGGTGATGACGGGCGCGTCGCTCGCCGACCGTCTCGCTCGCCCGGCGAGCCTGACCGTTGCCCTCGCCGTCGGCGTCGGCCTGATCGTCGCGGGCGTGACGGGTGGGACCGCGGCGGGCATCGCGCTGACGGCGGCGGCGGGCATCGCCCTCGGTGCCGCGGCGCTCGTCCGGTCGCGAGACGGTCCCGCCGCGGCGGCCACGGGCGCGGCGCTGGCGCCACTCGTCGCCCTCGGCGGTGTCGCGGGCGTCGTCCTCGTCGCCGCCGAGCGCGGCGTCCTCGGCGGCGGACTCGTGGCGGCCCTCCCCGCCGTCGCCCTCGCGGTCGGTGCCGGCGTGGCGGCCGTCGGGGCGACCGGCACGCTCGGCGAGGGGATCGACGAGCGGGCGGTCCGGCGGGTGTTCCGGTCCGCGGCCGCGACGCTGACGGTCGTCGGACTGGCGTTCGTGGCGCTTCTCGCCGCGCGGTTCGACGCCGTCTCCGTCCCCACGCTGTCGCCGGGTGCGCTCCTCGATCCGGTGCTGTCGCCCGGCGGGCCGACGGTGGCGCTGGTGACCTTCTTCGGCCTCGTCGTCGCCGCGGCGCTCGCCTGTCGGTGGGCGCTGTCGACCCTTCCGATCACGGAACTGCTCCCGCGGGCGCGGCGCGAGGCGGCCGAGCGGGCGGTCGACCGCCTCG
This window of the Haloplanus rubicundus genome carries:
- a CDS encoding patatin-like phospholipase family protein is translated as MSDDQTSVAVACQGGGSHTAFTAGVLRRLLAEPDADYDLTAFTGTSGGALCALVAWYGLRTADAATARRDLAEFWADIETRGPVDSLVNFGVVGLARLLDGGFPVAQISPAYNAGARMAKRRLRDAVEAQVDPAVLADLVAEADPSAPKLLVSAVDATDGTFEIFTDRPVEVDDGDVDRSTAWLDEHPKPLSVDAVLASASVPTVFEGVRMPDEPGGPVHEYWDGLFSQNPPIRNLLDGPDRAGAKPDEIWLVRINPRTQRGDFSTLAAIADRRNELAGSLSLAQELHFVDRVNDWIDDGVLPRERYKPVTVRELALDESRLDGERPLRTASKLDRRAGFIEDLLALGERQADDFLADRDAYHLLGPA
- a CDS encoding nuclear transport factor 2 family protein yields the protein MDRRDAVRYYYDAIDAGDYDRLRDLLAPGFVQRRPDRTFDGRDRFVQFMREDRPRTDTEHVVEAVGVDDGDGVSTVFVEGRLRTADGDDLFGFVDVHRVGDAGIESLRTYTA
- a CDS encoding TIGR00341 family protein encodes the protein MRLVQVMVPAGKRESILRALDDEGIDYVVTDETSSREYTATVTFPLPSAAVEPVLERLREAGLDRDAYTVVLDAETVISRRFDDLVERYEEGEENGDRIAREELAARARSLAPTWRTFVVMTAVSAIVATAGLLLDSAAVVVGSMVIAPLIGPAMATSTGSVVDDRELLLRGVKLQVAGGVLAVVAAAGFAALLRTAHIVPLEAADVFAIDEVRERLVPDVLSLVIALGAGAAGALSLSTGVSTALVGVMIAAALVPPTAVVGIGLAWGSPRTVSGAFVLVLVNFLSINFAALAVLWLTGYRPESWFRREEARTATLKRIATLGVALLVLSTLLAGVTYGTYRTATFEEDTRLAVDDALADYEDLERLSLTVVYEETFPFSRPERVTVTVGHPPGRETPELAGRLAERIEAIDDSLLRDDGPITVEVRYVAVDVGTSADRTAAAASVGPSSPSTASGRVTTRHTA
- a CDS encoding DUF367 family protein yields the protein MDLHVRYAGDDDPDKCTARKLARFDLVELHRSDRATPYGVVLNPHAERALSPADETDTLVALDCSWESAGEARFSLPGEHRALPYLVAANPVNFGKPFRLTTVEALAAGLVILGDRPAAERVLSKFTWGETFLELNDEPLRRYAACDDSADVVAVQGEYLDR
- a CDS encoding SIMPL domain-containing protein — encoded protein: MKRVISLTLVAVVLLAGCTTPLQTAASDGGATGPTISVSATGSASAEPDLAVVHVGVESTADTANAARGQVARGVERVRTALSDADVPDAAVTTTTFGIAPVYNYSRSERELVGYRAVHALAVETGPDRAGEVIDLAVGAGATSVDGVRFTLSDERRAELRATALDRAMDAARADADGIADAADLSVTGVRQASTGAAFAPFPTARFEDTAGGGETVIQPAPVTVTATVDVTYSGR
- a CDS encoding NOG1 family protein, yielding MIFEALPTTPRSEELIDKAFSRAARTGRAKSGVEAQQSMLQTAGNILSDNLENVVTEWPDFGVVDPFYRELADAVLRREMGTRTADDGTEQTGVDALRASLSEVTWASRQVEEIQREYNAKLRKTDAETARKHRKQAFARMADVVEEIEADLLRVGEARDALRDLPDIRPDEPTIVVAGYPNVGKSSFVNAVTRADNEIARYPFTTRGIQIGHFERDHIRYQIIDTPGLLDRPEAERNDIESQAASALAHLADAVLFVVDASEACGYPLDAQLDLRNAVAERFDAPVLTVCNKSDRSRDVDADAYMSVSEGENVDAVLDLAVETVDWEPDLPSR
- the serS gene encoding serine--tRNA ligase; the protein is MLSRQYLRENPDAVRRNLEDRGMADDVDLDRLLEIDDEWRSLKSEGDDLRHERNEVSDRIGRLKAEGKDEEAEEAIERSQELKERLEEVEDRADELEAELEAKLMEIPNVPDDDVPVGDDESDNVEERRHGFDDLRDLPETVTPHYDLGEDLDVIDEARGAKTTGAGFYFLKGDGARLEHALIQFMMDVHREQGYVDLFPPIPVKSTSMEGTGQLPKFAEDAYRIGGAETEDYDDDDLWLCPTAEVPVTNMYADDILLREDLPLKHQAYTPNFRREAGEHGTETRGIVRVHQFNKVELVNFVEPEDSYDRLESLVDEAEEVLRRLGLPYRILTLCTGDLTFASAKTYDIEVWAPGTEAEDGPERGGRWLEVSSASNFEDFQSRRAGLRYRPERHESAEYLHTLNASGTAVGRVMVAILEYYQNEDGTVTVPEALRPYMSGTEVIEGHEKVGESAVGAGERE
- a CDS encoding amphi-Trp domain-containing protein; this encodes MTETPTPDDDSTTRTGDYFQQEYHVSAAEAGEFLIAVGECLQAGEDVSLSGDDWDLEFAYRDPVELEVEHVGGDDAELEIELELSAADGSDSPPSLG